A stretch of Streptomyces vietnamensis DNA encodes these proteins:
- a CDS encoding YwqJ-related putative deaminase: MRHHRTDPLDVSHLTPEQQREALVQEARDLADRARKADPNNPDDPKHQIDLAKTHFPPGTNLLDGSCAGSLLHDGVVTSHSSATKGAGQKTPDLHPAMQSIYDQVDQQIKADGGFPGAGHGKCAEANLVSDRLRQMDPDGTGITSVDQVRDAMKGSQVYSVQIGEQIKPHPLGHGEYKPPCRSCAIAMDMAGVTAYAG, from the coding sequence ATGCGTCACCACCGCACCGACCCGCTCGACGTCAGCCACCTCACGCCCGAGCAGCAGCGTGAAGCCCTGGTCCAGGAAGCCCGCGACCTCGCGGACAGGGCGCGCAAGGCCGACCCGAACAACCCGGACGACCCCAAGCACCAGATCGACCTGGCCAAGACCCACTTCCCGCCCGGCACGAACCTCCTCGACGGCTCGTGCGCCGGCAGCCTCCTGCACGACGGCGTCGTCACCAGCCACTCCAGCGCCACCAAGGGTGCCGGCCAGAAGACCCCTGACCTGCACCCGGCCATGCAGTCGATCTACGATCAGGTCGACCAGCAGATCAAGGCCGACGGCGGCTTCCCCGGTGCGGGTCATGGAAAATGTGCGGAGGCGAACCTCGTCTCGGACCGGCTCCGCCAGATGGACCCCGACGGCACGGGGATCACCTCGGTCGACCAGGTCCGGGACGCCATGAAGGGGTCGCAGGTCTACAGCGTGCAGATCGGCGAGCAGATCAAGCCTCACCCCCTCGGCCACGGCGAGTACAAGCCGCCGTGCCGGTCCTGCGCGATCGCGATGGACATGGCCGGTGTCACGGCGTACGCCGGATAA
- a CDS encoding SUKH-3 domain-containing protein, which yields MPQLNTPEDVDAWFREHGWFPGRDVADTVPAMVDEIAGQYREAGFPVEPLDTATAFLAEHGGLRLTIDAAREDHLYFTPYLGYRSTPAEVAELSRDLGVRLFPVGLDGSEGSPVLIDERGRFFYLHHTGAYYMGADKYEAMIALAHAPMQDAEDYFV from the coding sequence ATGCCGCAGTTGAACACCCCGGAGGACGTCGACGCCTGGTTCCGGGAGCACGGTTGGTTCCCGGGACGGGACGTGGCCGACACCGTCCCGGCGATGGTCGACGAGATCGCCGGGCAGTACCGGGAGGCGGGGTTCCCGGTGGAACCCCTCGACACCGCGACCGCCTTCCTCGCCGAGCACGGCGGGCTGCGTCTCACCATCGACGCCGCACGAGAGGACCACCTCTACTTCACCCCGTACCTCGGCTACCGGTCCACCCCGGCCGAGGTCGCCGAACTGAGCCGCGATCTCGGCGTGCGGCTCTTCCCGGTCGGCCTCGACGGCTCGGAGGGGTCACCGGTGCTCATCGACGAGCGGGGCCGGTTCTTCTATCTGCACCACACCGGCGCCTACTACATGGGCGCCGACAAGTACGAGGCCATGATCGCCCTCGCCCACGCCCCCATGCAGGACGCGGAGGACTACTTTGTCTGA
- a CDS encoding YwqJ-related putative deaminase — translation MSDLIPGTAASLLIHGTITSHTNLTGEGEPELHPAIQEFFDALPPALREPFIGYCAESALVSDELHGFDRQRGDGRTATLDEAVPHFAGAAIVARKIRPHGDPEHGTEADVCRSCTALLDRLGIEILHDQA, via the coding sequence TTGTCTGACCTGATCCCCGGTACCGCGGCCTCGCTGCTCATCCACGGCACCATCACCAGCCACACCAACCTCACCGGCGAGGGCGAGCCGGAACTCCACCCCGCCATCCAGGAGTTCTTCGACGCGCTCCCGCCGGCCCTGCGCGAGCCGTTCATCGGCTACTGCGCCGAGTCCGCCCTCGTCTCCGACGAGCTCCACGGCTTCGACCGGCAGCGCGGCGACGGCCGCACCGCCACCCTCGACGAGGCCGTCCCGCACTTCGCGGGCGCGGCGATCGTCGCCCGCAAGATCCGCCCGCACGGCGACCCCGAGCACGGCACCGAGGCGGACGTCTGCCGCTCCTGCACGGCACTCCTCGACCGGCTGGGGATCGAGATCCTCCACGACCAGGCATGA
- a CDS encoding SUKH-3 domain-containing protein, with the protein MSDVLTEAGWRPGRDAGDAAMLAVLVTVTVGAELFPAAERAVREFHGLTVLPAPTGGREVVAVGSAVDPREARHDVPSLNRLAGSLGVRLFPFGRTDTDAPLAVDEHGRLLMLGPGGPWLLGETVHDGLTALAYGLAPVRLRPPRLRFPLPALSGEGGLGAAVRAALVAVYVLHSTGVYSARALHLRATTLRGIGVVAVDEEFPLPPGPLESGADPLTAAMTARLDAVGARAGSCELVLTLTVPPGVEGPLATVACAVTLGGDPAEGPALALSAALSTCLGPSARTVDACGKALAAWAGSPA; encoded by the coding sequence ATGAGCGACGTACTGACGGAAGCGGGCTGGCGGCCCGGCCGTGACGCCGGGGACGCCGCCATGCTGGCGGTCCTCGTCACGGTGACCGTCGGCGCCGAACTCTTCCCCGCCGCCGAGCGGGCCGTGCGCGAGTTCCACGGCCTCACCGTCCTTCCCGCCCCGACCGGCGGCCGCGAGGTCGTCGCCGTCGGCAGTGCCGTCGACCCCCGCGAGGCCCGCCACGACGTCCCGTCCCTGAACCGGCTCGCCGGCTCCCTCGGTGTACGGCTCTTCCCGTTCGGCCGTACGGACACGGACGCGCCGCTCGCGGTCGACGAGCACGGTCGGCTCCTGATGCTCGGCCCCGGCGGGCCCTGGCTCCTCGGTGAGACGGTCCACGACGGTCTGACGGCGCTCGCCTACGGCCTCGCGCCGGTACGGCTCCGCCCGCCCCGCCTGCGCTTCCCGCTGCCGGCCCTCTCCGGTGAGGGCGGGCTCGGCGCCGCGGTGCGGGCCGCGCTCGTCGCCGTGTACGTGCTCCACAGCACGGGCGTGTACAGCGCCCGCGCCCTGCACCTGCGGGCGACGACCCTGCGCGGGATCGGCGTCGTGGCCGTGGACGAGGAGTTCCCGCTGCCCCCGGGCCCGCTGGAGAGCGGCGCGGATCCGCTGACGGCGGCGATGACCGCCCGGCTCGACGCCGTCGGCGCCCGCGCGGGCAGCTGCGAGCTGGTCCTGACGCTCACGGTTCCGCCCGGCGTCGAAGGCCCTCTGGCGACGGTGGCGTGCGCGGTGACCCTGGGCGGCGACCCGGCCGAGGGCCCGGCCCTGGCCCTGTCGGCGGCCCTCTCCACGTGCCTCGGCCCGTCGGCGAGGACCGTGGATGCCTGCGGGAAGGCGCTCGCCGCATGGGCTGGCTCTCCGGCCTGA
- a CDS encoding SDR family NAD(P)-dependent oxidoreductase yields the protein MSTASTGYLSELFSLEGRTALVTGGSSGIGKAIAGALARAGASVVVLARKESELVATVEELTADGCRAAWVSADLSTREGIKAGAEAAAAVFGEPDILVNSAGINLRPPFGELGEEVWDTTMTVNLEAPFLLGQRFGPGMAERGFGRIIHVTSQQAHRAFVQSGAYGVSKGALESLARSQAEAWSPYGVTANTLVPGFVMTPLNQRLSSDPEKVAALAARTMVGRNGLAEDFAGAAVFLASASSAYVTGQSLFVDGGFSVH from the coding sequence ATGAGCACCGCTTCCACCGGCTACCTCTCCGAGCTGTTCTCGCTGGAAGGACGCACGGCCCTGGTCACCGGCGGCAGTTCGGGCATCGGCAAGGCCATCGCGGGGGCGCTGGCCCGGGCGGGGGCGAGCGTGGTGGTGCTGGCGCGCAAGGAGTCCGAGCTTGTCGCGACCGTCGAGGAGTTGACGGCCGACGGCTGCCGGGCGGCCTGGGTGAGCGCGGACCTGAGCACCCGGGAGGGCATCAAGGCGGGGGCGGAGGCGGCGGCTGCCGTCTTCGGGGAGCCGGACATCCTGGTGAACTCGGCCGGCATCAACCTGCGTCCGCCGTTCGGCGAGTTGGGCGAGGAGGTGTGGGACACGACGATGACCGTGAACCTGGAGGCGCCGTTCCTGCTCGGTCAGCGCTTCGGGCCCGGCATGGCCGAGCGGGGCTTCGGCCGGATCATCCACGTCACCTCGCAGCAGGCGCACCGCGCGTTCGTGCAGAGCGGGGCGTACGGGGTGTCCAAGGGCGCCCTGGAGTCGCTCGCCCGCTCGCAGGCCGAGGCCTGGTCCCCGTACGGGGTCACCGCCAACACCCTGGTGCCCGGCTTCGTGATGACCCCGCTCAACCAGCGCCTCTCCTCCGACCCGGAGAAGGTCGCGGCGCTGGCCGCCCGCACGATGGTCGGCCGCAACGGCCTCGCCGAGGACTTCGCGGGCGCGGCCGTCTTCCTGGCGAGCGCGTCCTCGGCGTACGTCACGGGCCAGTCCCTCTTCGTGGACGGCGGCTTCTCCGTCCACTGA
- a CDS encoding PLP-dependent aminotransferase family protein, translating to MAASRYKELVDALAADIRAGRLASGARLPTHRGLAAREGIALVTATRVYAELEAMGLVSREQGRGTFVRDIAVPAGHGIDQQVVATGAVDLNFNYPSLPGQSDLLRQALREVATSGDLDSLLRYQPHSGRPQDRASIARHLRRRGIATDADRILIANGAQHGLAITVMATLNAGDVVAVDALTYPGFKVLAHAFHLDLEPIPTTTGGPNLDALEKLCATRPVRAIYTMPTLHNPLGWVMSPADRARLIGIARQHGPLIIEDASYAYLAEDPPPPLVATAPDITVYVSGLSKSVATGLRVGFVVAPPSAVPSLERAIRATTWNTPALTTAIVCRWLDDGTVDHLEAQKRDDARARQALAGQELAGLPLVSHPSSYFTWLPLPDDARADRLTAALARRHISVTTAEPFTTSTHTPQAIRLALGSTDLDTLRSTLRTVRQVAVEDAYA from the coding sequence ATGGCAGCCTCGCGGTACAAGGAACTGGTCGACGCCCTCGCGGCGGACATCCGGGCGGGGCGGCTCGCCTCGGGCGCCCGGCTGCCGACCCACCGCGGGCTCGCCGCCCGCGAGGGGATCGCCCTGGTGACCGCGACCCGGGTGTACGCCGAGCTGGAGGCGATGGGCCTGGTGAGCCGGGAGCAGGGCCGTGGCACGTTCGTGCGTGACATCGCGGTTCCCGCCGGTCACGGCATCGATCAGCAGGTCGTCGCCACGGGCGCGGTCGACCTCAACTTCAACTATCCGTCGCTGCCCGGCCAGTCCGACCTGCTGCGACAGGCCCTGCGCGAGGTGGCCACCTCCGGTGATCTCGACTCGCTGCTGCGCTACCAGCCGCACTCGGGCCGGCCCCAGGACAGGGCCTCGATCGCACGTCACCTGCGGCGTCGGGGGATCGCCACGGACGCGGATCGGATCCTCATCGCCAACGGCGCGCAGCACGGCCTGGCCATCACCGTCATGGCCACGCTCAACGCCGGTGACGTCGTCGCGGTCGACGCACTCACCTATCCCGGTTTCAAGGTGCTCGCGCATGCCTTTCATCTCGACCTGGAGCCCATCCCCACCACCACCGGCGGGCCGAATCTCGACGCCCTGGAGAAGCTGTGCGCGACCCGCCCGGTGCGCGCGATCTACACCATGCCCACCTTGCACAACCCTCTGGGCTGGGTCATGTCGCCGGCCGACCGCGCCCGCCTGATCGGGATCGCTCGACAGCACGGTCCGCTCATCATCGAAGACGCCTCCTACGCCTACCTGGCCGAGGACCCTCCACCGCCCCTGGTCGCGACCGCACCGGACATCACCGTCTACGTCTCGGGACTGTCCAAGAGCGTCGCCACCGGTCTGCGGGTCGGCTTCGTCGTCGCCCCGCCTTCCGCGGTGCCCTCGCTCGAACGCGCGATCCGGGCAACCACCTGGAACACCCCCGCCCTCACCACCGCGATCGTCTGCCGCTGGCTCGACGACGGCACGGTGGACCACCTGGAAGCGCAGAAACGAGACGACGCCAGGGCCCGCCAGGCGCTCGCCGGACAAGAACTGGCAGGCCTGCCGCTCGTCAGCCACCCCTCGTCCTACTTCACTTGGCTGCCGCTGCCCGACGACGCGCGCGCCGATCGCCTGACCGCCGCCCTCGCGCGCCGGCACATCTCGGTGACCACGGCGGAGCCGTTCACCACCTCGACGCACACGCCGCAGGCGATCCGCCTCGCGCTGGGCTCGACCGATCTGGACACGCTCCGGTCGACGCTGCGCACGGTGCGGCAGGTCGCCGTCGAGGACGCCTACGCCTGA
- a CDS encoding DJ-1/PfpI family protein, translating to MHIAILTFEGYNELDSLIALGVLNRIKTDGWRVTIATPSPKVTSMNGVVIEQMSTLEEACAADAVIVGSGIATREVVEDPAIMNVLRGLDPSRQLIAAQCSGALVLARLGLLTDVPACTDLTTKPWVVAAGVEVLNQPFYAKDNIATAGGCLASQYLAAWIIARLQGHDAAEEALHYVAPVGEKEEYIERAWRNITPYLPAPVPALG from the coding sequence GTGCACATCGCCATCCTCACGTTCGAGGGCTACAACGAGCTCGACTCCCTGATCGCGCTCGGCGTGCTCAACCGCATCAAGACCGACGGCTGGCGCGTCACCATCGCCACCCCCAGCCCCAAGGTGACGTCGATGAACGGAGTGGTCATCGAGCAGATGTCCACGCTCGAGGAGGCCTGCGCCGCCGACGCCGTCATCGTCGGCAGCGGCATCGCCACCCGCGAGGTCGTCGAAGACCCGGCGATCATGAACGTCCTGCGGGGCCTCGACCCCTCGCGTCAGCTCATCGCGGCGCAGTGCTCCGGCGCGCTCGTCCTGGCCAGGCTCGGCCTGCTCACCGACGTCCCCGCCTGCACCGACCTGACCACCAAGCCGTGGGTCGTCGCCGCCGGCGTCGAGGTCCTCAACCAGCCCTTCTACGCCAAGGACAACATCGCCACCGCCGGCGGATGCCTGGCCTCGCAGTACCTCGCCGCCTGGATCATCGCCCGCCTCCAGGGCCACGACGCCGCCGAAGAGGCGCTGCACTACGTCGCCCCGGTCGGGGAGAAGGAGGAGTACATCGAGCGCGCCTGGCGCAACATCACTCCCTACCTGCCCGCTCCCGTCCCGGCGCTCGGCTGA
- a CDS encoding DUF4232 domain-containing protein, whose translation MRAARKTWKTYALGAAAAAALLSSTACGPTGGAKDDGAASQAPSGTASATDSAQPTPTTASPSDSAKPSATESAKPTATGSGKPGGSGGDSKGNGKAPACGDQDLSIGTSYWAHDSGQHLLITATNVTDKPCTLYHYPFITFGQDVDNPLTPMESPAKAVATIGPKEKAYAGVKLFLGGEKTKTYTSFGIAYQDPSSNNDGSPVDVAFSDDVQFVTVGQNPSVTFWNLDRSEVEKFVFKAR comes from the coding sequence ATGCGCGCTGCCCGCAAGACCTGGAAGACGTACGCCCTGGGAGCCGCGGCCGCCGCCGCGCTCCTCTCCTCCACGGCCTGCGGGCCGACCGGCGGTGCGAAGGACGACGGGGCCGCGAGCCAGGCCCCGTCCGGTACGGCGAGCGCGACCGACTCCGCCCAGCCCACGCCCACGACCGCGAGCCCGAGCGACTCCGCGAAGCCCAGCGCGACCGAGTCCGCGAAGCCCACCGCCACCGGCTCCGGCAAGCCCGGCGGTTCCGGCGGCGACAGCAAGGGCAATGGCAAGGCCCCGGCCTGCGGCGATCAGGACCTCTCGATCGGCACGTCGTACTGGGCGCACGACTCGGGCCAGCACCTGCTGATCACGGCCACGAACGTCACCGACAAGCCCTGCACGCTCTACCACTACCCGTTCATCACCTTCGGGCAGGACGTCGACAACCCGCTCACGCCGATGGAGTCCCCGGCGAAGGCCGTCGCCACGATCGGGCCGAAGGAGAAGGCGTACGCGGGCGTGAAGCTCTTCCTGGGCGGCGAGAAGACGAAGACGTACACGTCGTTCGGCATCGCGTACCAGGACCCGAGCAGCAACAACGACGGGTCGCCGGTCGACGTCGCGTTCTCCGACGACGTCCAGTTCGTCACCGTCGGTCAGAACCCCTCGGTCACGTTCTGGAACCTCGACCGCAGCGAGGTCGAGAAGTTCGTGTTCAAGGCGCGGTGA
- a CDS encoding DUF397 domain-containing protein produces the protein MSTTDLAWFKSSYSSSGDGDCVEVATCPTTVHVRDSKNPNGPQLALSPSTWTEFIEQLG, from the coding sequence ATGAGCACCACAGACCTGGCCTGGTTCAAGAGCAGCTACAGCAGCAGCGGTGACGGCGACTGCGTCGAAGTGGCCACCTGCCCCACCACCGTCCACGTCCGCGACTCAAAGAACCCCAACGGCCCCCAGCTCGCCCTGTCTCCCTCCACCTGGACGGAGTTCATCGAGCAGTTGGGCTGA
- a CDS encoding helix-turn-helix domain-containing protein translates to MTDEVPGEGAVGSEPEASDSLKAFGEVVKAFRKRAGLTQEQFAPLVGYSVPTIASIEQGRRLPSADFVERAEEVLDAFGVIRGAAKHLLRTPGLAKWFRHWAKLELTAATLYTYENRLVPGLLQTPAYAKTLFDEQIPALGDDEIESKLAARVERMKLLTDRPHTIYSFIIEEHVLRRQTGGSEIMREQAAHILDICARRNIDVQIMPQARGHHAGMGGPLQLLETQDNKWYAYCEGQRAAHLIADAKEISILQKRYARMRAQALSFEESVSLLREMRGAP, encoded by the coding sequence GTGACGGATGAGGTGCCAGGCGAGGGCGCGGTTGGAAGCGAACCGGAGGCGTCGGACAGCCTGAAGGCCTTCGGGGAGGTGGTCAAGGCCTTCCGCAAACGGGCCGGCCTCACGCAGGAGCAGTTCGCGCCGCTGGTGGGGTACTCGGTCCCGACGATCGCCTCGATCGAGCAGGGGCGGCGTTTACCGTCCGCCGATTTCGTGGAGCGGGCGGAGGAGGTACTCGACGCGTTCGGGGTGATCCGGGGCGCGGCGAAGCACTTGCTACGGACACCGGGCCTCGCGAAGTGGTTCCGCCACTGGGCGAAGCTGGAGCTCACGGCGGCGACCCTCTACACGTACGAGAACCGGCTGGTCCCGGGTCTGCTGCAGACGCCGGCGTACGCGAAGACACTGTTCGACGAGCAGATTCCGGCCCTGGGAGACGACGAGATCGAGTCGAAGCTCGCGGCCCGCGTCGAGCGCATGAAACTACTCACGGACCGCCCGCACACGATCTACAGCTTCATCATCGAGGAGCACGTCCTGCGCCGTCAGACGGGTGGATCAGAGATCATGCGCGAACAGGCCGCACACATCCTCGACATCTGCGCCCGGCGCAACATCGACGTCCAGATCATGCCGCAGGCGCGCGGGCACCACGCGGGCATGGGTGGTCCCTTGCAACTCCTGGAGACCCAGGACAACAAGTGGTACGCCTACTGCGAGGGACAGCGTGCCGCCCACCTCATCGCCGACGCAAAAGAGATCAGCATCCTCCAGAAGCGATATGCCAGGATGCGGGCACAGGCTCTGTCCTTCGAGGAGTCCGTGAGTCTGTTGCGGGAGATGCGAGGAGCACCATGA
- a CDS encoding ATP-binding protein produces MTSPVTREPAVTVRVFTQRFSSTPRGARLARRLALHQLDRWRLPYGSEASDTTGLLVAELAANAVTHGRVPGRDFELTLSYTPGRLLRIDVSDTRGERRPAAVAPGPLDEGGRGLLLVEALASRWAVLDRVPVGKTVRAELDLSPEGPRTPPAGW; encoded by the coding sequence ATGACCTCCCCCGTGACCCGCGAACCCGCCGTCACCGTACGTGTGTTCACCCAGCGCTTCAGCTCGACCCCGCGCGGCGCCCGTCTCGCCCGTCGGCTCGCTCTCCATCAACTCGACCGCTGGCGCCTCCCGTACGGCTCCGAGGCCTCGGACACCACCGGGCTGCTCGTCGCAGAGCTCGCAGCCAACGCCGTCACCCACGGCCGGGTGCCCGGGCGCGACTTCGAGCTGACGCTCTCGTACACGCCCGGGCGGCTGCTCCGTATCGACGTCTCCGACACCCGGGGCGAGCGGCGACCGGCCGCCGTCGCCCCGGGGCCCCTCGACGAGGGCGGCCGGGGCCTGCTCCTCGTCGAGGCGCTGGCCTCGCGGTGGGCGGTGCTCGACCGCGTACCGGTCGGGAAGACCGTACGGGCCGAGCTCGACCTCAGCCCCGAAGGGCCTCGTACCCCGCCGGCCGGGTGGTGA
- the fusA gene encoding elongation factor G, translating into MRTHSVRNLGILAHVDAGKTTVTERFLYLTGATHKRGEVHDGTTVTDFDPQERDRGITIFAAAVSCDWADHRINLIDTPGHVDFSDEVERSLRVLDGAVAVFDAVAGVEPQSETVWRQADRHGVPRIAFVNKLDRAGAELDAAVESIRTRLGTVPLPVQLPIGREDGFTGVVDLIAMRAYVWADGADTYTEQQVPDELRDEARHRRRRLEETVAELHPGALEEFCADAALSAGTLKGALRDLTLSGEAVVVLCGSAYRNRGIEPLLDAVVAYLPAPSDMPPVRGEVPADPEAPFTALAFKVNATATGRMTYLRVYAGTIGKGDTVLDATAGRTERIARILRVQADRATEVDEARAGDIVAVVGPKSARAGATLCAPDAPVVLEPPTTADPVVSVAVEARRSTDTGRLASALARMTEEDPSLVVRSDPETGQTVLSGLGELHLEVAVEKLRRDRGLEVTVGRPQVAYRETVTKGVTDLLYRHVKQDGGAGQFAHVVIDIEPAQDGEEFTFVSTVTGGRVPQEYVRAVEAGCRDALVEGPLGGHPVTGVRVTLTDGATHPKDSSEMAFRTAGRFALREALRASVMTLLEPVAEVTVTVPAESVGSVLGDLAARRGRVTDSTTRSGTAVVSATVPLAELFGYASRLRGRTQGRGTFTTRPAGYEALRG; encoded by the coding sequence ATGCGTACTCACAGCGTCCGCAACCTCGGCATCCTCGCCCACGTCGACGCCGGCAAGACCACCGTCACCGAGCGCTTCCTCTACCTCACCGGCGCCACCCACAAGCGCGGCGAGGTCCACGACGGCACGACCGTCACGGACTTCGACCCGCAGGAGCGGGACCGGGGCATCACCATCTTCGCGGCGGCCGTCAGCTGCGACTGGGCGGACCACCGCATCAACCTGATCGACACGCCCGGTCACGTCGACTTCTCCGACGAGGTGGAGCGTTCGCTGCGCGTCCTCGACGGCGCCGTCGCCGTCTTCGACGCCGTCGCGGGCGTCGAACCGCAGAGCGAGACGGTGTGGCGCCAGGCCGACCGGCACGGCGTCCCGAGGATCGCGTTCGTCAACAAGCTGGACCGGGCGGGCGCGGAACTCGACGCGGCCGTGGAGTCGATCCGTACCCGCCTGGGCACGGTCCCGCTCCCCGTCCAGCTCCCCATCGGCCGCGAGGACGGCTTCACCGGCGTCGTGGACCTGATCGCGATGCGGGCGTACGTGTGGGCCGACGGCGCCGACACGTACACCGAGCAGCAGGTCCCCGACGAGCTCCGGGACGAGGCCCGGCACCGCAGGCGACGCCTGGAGGAGACGGTGGCGGAACTGCACCCCGGCGCCCTGGAGGAGTTCTGCGCGGATGCGGCGCTCTCCGCCGGGACGCTGAAGGGCGCCCTCCGCGACCTCACCCTCTCCGGCGAGGCCGTGGTCGTCCTGTGCGGCTCGGCGTACCGCAACCGGGGCATCGAGCCGCTGCTCGACGCCGTCGTCGCGTACCTCCCGGCCCCGTCGGACATGCCGCCCGTACGCGGCGAGGTCCCGGCGGACCCGGAGGCGCCGTTCACCGCGCTCGCCTTCAAGGTGAACGCGACCGCCACCGGCCGCATGACCTACCTCCGCGTCTACGCGGGCACGATCGGGAAGGGGGACACCGTGCTCGACGCCACCGCAGGCCGTACGGAACGGATCGCCCGCATCCTGCGCGTCCAGGCCGACCGGGCGACGGAGGTGGACGAGGCGCGCGCCGGCGACATCGTCGCCGTCGTCGGGCCGAAGTCCGCCCGCGCCGGGGCGACGCTGTGCGCCCCGGACGCGCCGGTCGTCCTCGAACCGCCGACGACCGCCGACCCGGTGGTCTCGGTCGCCGTGGAGGCCCGCCGCAGCACGGACACGGGTCGGCTCGCGTCGGCCCTGGCCCGGATGACGGAGGAGGACCCGTCGCTCGTGGTCCGGTCCGACCCGGAGACGGGCCAGACCGTCCTGTCCGGTCTCGGCGAACTGCACCTGGAGGTCGCGGTGGAGAAGCTGCGGCGCGACCGGGGCCTCGAGGTCACGGTCGGCCGTCCGCAGGTGGCGTACCGGGAGACGGTGACGAAGGGCGTCACGGATCTCCTCTACCGCCACGTCAAACAGGACGGCGGCGCGGGCCAGTTCGCCCATGTCGTCATCGACATCGAACCCGCTCAGGACGGAGAGGAGTTCACGTTCGTGTCCACCGTCACGGGCGGCCGCGTCCCGCAGGAGTACGTCCGCGCGGTCGAGGCCGGCTGCCGGGACGCCCTCGTCGAGGGCCCCCTCGGCGGCCACCCGGTGACGGGCGTCCGGGTCACGCTCACGGACGGAGCGACGCATCCGAAGGACTCCTCGGAGATGGCGTTCCGCACGGCGGGCCGCTTCGCCCTGCGCGAGGCGCTCCGCGCGAGCGTGATGACCCTGCTCGAACCGGTGGCGGAGGTGACGGTCACCGTCCCCGCCGAGTCGGTCGGCTCGGTCCTCGGCGACCTCGCGGCCCGCCGGGGCCGGGTCACCGACTCGACGACCCGCTCCGGTACGGCGGTGGTCTCGGCGACGGTCCCGCTGGCCGAACTCTTCGGCTACGCGTCCCGCCTCCGCGGCCGCACCCAGGGCCGGGGCACCTTCACCACCCGGCCGGCGGGGTACGAGGCCCTTCGGGGCTGA
- a CDS encoding DUF6232 family protein — translation MRRRMLWVGSAAFPLHNIARVEAYKEQLGAGEVLVQLLKWLFVAVLLYAGVNYASGGEAHIGDGNPVLLVLLVVLVGFAVKDLFQSKPVLAIDTTGGSTVIVTLPNMDQLQQIAGQIVNAIDNPAAEFATVVEQHNTTNHFGPVVNMHGGRKNRGISW, via the coding sequence GTGCGCCGCCGGATGCTGTGGGTGGGCTCCGCGGCCTTCCCGCTGCACAACATCGCCCGGGTCGAGGCGTACAAGGAGCAGCTCGGCGCGGGCGAGGTCCTCGTCCAACTCCTGAAGTGGCTCTTCGTGGCCGTGCTGCTCTACGCCGGAGTCAACTACGCCAGTGGAGGCGAGGCGCACATCGGGGACGGCAACCCCGTGCTTCTCGTCCTCCTGGTCGTCCTGGTCGGTTTCGCCGTCAAGGACCTGTTCCAGTCGAAGCCGGTGCTCGCCATCGACACGACCGGCGGCAGTACGGTGATCGTGACCCTGCCGAACATGGACCAGCTGCAGCAGATCGCCGGTCAGATCGTGAACGCGATCGACAACCCGGCGGCCGAGTTCGCGACGGTCGTGGAGCAGCACAACACCACGAACCACTTCGGTCCCGTCGTCAACATGCACGGCGGCCGGAAGAACCGGGGGATCAGCTGGTGA
- a CDS encoding VOC family protein has product MPSIALVTLVVRDYDEAIAFYTDAVGFDLVEDTDRGDGTRWVVVRPRGASGVGGLGNAGLLLARAKNEEQEASVGNQTGGRVGFFLHTEDFAGDHERMTAAGVKFLEEPRHEPYGSVAVFEDLYGNRWDLLQPAVS; this is encoded by the coding sequence TGCCGTCCATCGCACTCGTCACTCTCGTCGTCCGTGACTACGACGAGGCCATCGCCTTCTACACCGACGCCGTCGGCTTCGACCTGGTCGAGGACACCGACCGGGGCGACGGAACCCGCTGGGTCGTCGTCCGCCCGCGCGGCGCGTCCGGTGTCGGCGGCCTCGGCAACGCCGGGCTGCTCCTGGCCCGCGCCAAGAACGAGGAGCAGGAGGCCTCGGTCGGCAACCAGACCGGCGGCCGGGTCGGCTTCTTCCTCCACACGGAGGACTTCGCCGGCGACCACGAGCGCATGACGGCGGCGGGCGTGAAGTTCCTGGAGGAGCCGCGCCACGAGCCGTACGGCTCGGTCGCCGTCTTCGAGGACCTCTACGGAAACCGCTGGGACCTCCTCCAGCCGGCGGTGTCGTAG